ATTGTATTTTTCTAAGCCCTAGTGCGTGCATGCTAGGGCACGGTCATACTTTGAATTGGACGTCAAGCCATAGATATTGAGAGTTAGGTAGATACATCTTGATGGTCTTGAATGACTATGTACTGGAGAGAGAAATGAAGAAACAATTTGATATAGTGAGTATAAAGTCTTGCTTAAACAAGTgcttaaatgaaaaaaatgtgtgaatAAAAGCAAGGTGAGGGATAAAAGGCATTGAATGGGTCAAAAGCATAAGGAGTGAAAAAGAGGGATTCATTTGTGAAATATGCTTCAGTGTTAAAATATTCTTAAGCTTAAAATGAACTCCTTTTGCTTCATAATGCACAATCTTGCTAGCTTATTTACTCTACTCATGAATATTGAATAGTGTCTTCTTATATTTTGGAGAAATAAGGTAAATGAGAGAAGGAGACATAAAGGGGTGaggataatatttatatttggggTGATTTAGAAATAATGTTATGTGCTACACCAATCTCAGTGCTTAAGCCGTTTTGATGCTGACCTTTGTTTTTCAGAACCAAACCGTTCATAACACAAAATATGAACTTGATAATATGGTCATATACATATTTCCGATGTTATAGATGGCTGATTGCAATAAGCACAAACTCACTTTCATTGCGTTCAATCCTTGAGAAGGACAAAGTAAATGGTCTTAATTTTCCTGATTTATATCGTAGTTTGAGATTGTCCAATCAATCCTCAAATTGAATGTTATTTATCTCTTATTTATGTGTTACAAGCGATTTAAGAATAAATTTTCTTAAGAAATATTTTTTGAAGGGGAGGTATGATTTTGAAAAAGTTAATCTATTCCGTCTCCAAACAattaaatttcattttcttttatataaatataGTTGTATTACAAGAATTTGTAAGGTAACCTTCTTTCTTTTATTCATTTTCTCTTTGTGAAGCTACTTTTCTATTTGTATAAATAAAATTTCCAAGAGAACAAGAGTAGGTAGTACATTTATAAAAGCAATTAAGATTGCAATGTTGAGAGAAGAGAAGATATAAAGGATTAGAGTTTGATTGTAAATATTAGTTTTATAATCATAGGTTGTCCGGATACATGTATATAAAACCAGGCCCCGATGCACCGAGATATGTCTCCTAAATAGAAATGGTTAATTTATCCAGAttgtcatttcactatttttgGAATCCTAAATTATTAGGGTGGCATCCAATGGCCATTGTGACCGGTCGGGTTTATTTTCTTCCCATCCCTAAATATTCATACAACAACGGAGGTGGCTTTGAGTTTAGTGAATCTCCataacctttttctttttccttaatTTCTTGTTGTTCGAGTCATTATCGTAAGTTGGAACAGAATTTTCCACCTCATTTGATTGGTCTATGCTGCCGTAGTCTGCACACATAAATTTGTATGCACCATCTAATCAAAATCAAAGACAGGTCCCAACCTTAGATTGGACCAGTTCCTACTTCCTACACGAAATTGAAGTTTGGTGTGGTACCTAAAATTGGCCTCCTATACACGTTATCACATTGAAGACCCTTTTACTCTAACCATTGTGGActctttattattataataattagtGAGAAGCTTTGAATAATATGAATCATTCTCCTCGGCCCCTCAATCACCCTATACTCGTTTCATGAAGAAGTTGAAGGTAGGCCCCTTAGTTTGCCAAGAAGCTACACTCAATCACTGATTACTATGTGCTATACTATATGAAGGAATTACACTTCCATTTAGCGGATTCTTGTGGGCACCAAGCCTTTAAAAAAGGGCTGCTCTCGGACTTTAATGGTGGAGGAGCTTCGAAATCTCAAGCATGGCAGTGAGTATATAGACTTATTCTCTTTTAATAATATTCCTTCTTTAATCTACTTATTGTGTTTGAGGCCATGAGTTCAAAGAAATCAATTCAGAATCTGGGGGAAACCATTCATTCACTGCTGGGATTTAAGTCACATCTAACTTCAACTTGGGTGAAGTCAGTTTGTGAGATAGTAAAGAAATTACCAAGTGGGAACGAAAAGGATGATGAATCAGTTGCAAAAGAAATTTCCAAGATAAAAGGTACTTCATTCTTTTTCTAAGGGTTATTCGACTTAACTGCTCTGCCATGCTTGATCAAACCCATTGTTTTTCCGGTGAACAGAAGAAATAGCTGCCTTAACCCACTGCATAAACCAATTGAACATACAGAGGAGGCAGTTGTTGCATGATTTGTTGGACTTGAAAGGTTAGTATTTTCCGTAAATGTACCCAGGAGATTTCTTATTGGGAAATAGATTACATTTTGTCCCTTCTATTTAAAAAAATagacaatttaatctttatacattTGATCATAAAACAAATTAGTTCTTCCTTTTAAAAGTTTCATCTATCTGTACGGTTAAAAATTGATGTGATTGATAAAATAATCAGATAGTGATACATGATGTGCCACGTGTACTTCATGTTGacgtataaaaataatttctaaccgtaaaaatagattaaattttaaacataatgaTTTATTTGTTCTTTAATCTAATATACATAGACTAATTTACTCTTTTTAATAAAGGGATAAactataatttaacttttaatataaAAACATTCATACTAATTTTAActctatttttatatatttaacacTAAAATCCCACACCCATCAAAATTAATGATTGATAAAGGTAGgagtttttttaataattttaaaatatagtaaaattttaaaacccttattaatatatttttttgtttaaatttaagatttttttaaaatttatttgacgGTGTCACCCAAGTAGAAAAAAGTGAACAAAAGATTTTGTTTAGAAAAGAAGTGTAAAAACAtttatatttttaactttaatatattttaataatatgtcAATGTACATTGGGCCCTGTAAATTAGAGTTGATTATGGGTTGAGCGGCCCGACCCAGCCCAAGGCTCGCCTAAAAATATGagagtttgggtaaaaatataggcccgaaaaatgggcttgggcaaaaaaacgagACACGTTTAAAAAACGGGCGGGCCTCGGGTAAGGGTTTTTGCCCGGCCCCACCTGACTCCaaccaaattatatattaatatatatattttattttatttttaattattttaaattttaatataaccatttttattatattattaatttgtgtattgttttaagaattgttttagtattatttttatttattttaatatttgtttttatgtttttaaatatatttgatttattatatttttaaactttttttatttaatgaaataaaaaatttaatatgagcCGGGCCGGGCCGAgctcgggcttagtaattttatttcgggccgggcttgggcaaaattttaggcccatatttcgggccgagCCCGGGCCTAATAGATGGGCCTAAAAATTTATATAGGCCCGGCCTAAACCCGGTCCgacccggcccatgatcacctctactgTAAATTTTCTGGTTTTTCCGATAAGAAAAGCTAAGAAAGAGAGGACATTAGAGTGCAGTTTTAATAAAAAGCCGTTAGATCTAAAGCAATATATGAATTGATTTTCTGATGGCCtcatacaatttattcaattttaatgaattaaaaggtTGGAATCAATTctgaatttaatttattaatttaaataaaatcaaattaattgtAAACATGTTAatgaaatttatattattataaaggaGTCACCAATTTcattaaaaaacataaagaaatagaccataaataaaaattataaacttattttaaaataaattatacatCCTCATTTTCAATTATTCTTACCGGTTATTTCATAGTCTTTATTATATTtttctattaattattttattacttataattttatttatgtcATGTGTCTTTGTTACCCTAATCATTTGTAAGTTTGAAATTGAGTAAGTTAGTCTCTCTAAAAAACAAGAGTAATTTAATACTTGTCAACTTTGATTGGTATAATactaaatttagccctcaatgtttacatattttgttaattcagtcttgattttaaaaaattcaacaaatttagtgacaacatttacaaaaatattgtgggctaaatttgttaaatcatgACTCAATTAATAGAATGCGTAAATTATaagagctaaatttgctattataccaatcaaattgacaaaaaacaTTAATGTTGGTGATCAATTATTTTTAGTTTCTTGCTTTTGAAATTGACAGAGATTAATTTACTTAGAATCGAAATTGAGTATCGAAATTGAAATCACTTGAGGCAGCCTTTTACCTAAAATATTATAtttgttaaaataatttgaaGCATGGCATATTGCAGGGAACATCCGTGTATTTTGCCGAGTGCGGCCATTCACGTTGGAGGAAAGTATAGGAGGAGGTATAGGAGCTGTAGTAGCTTTGGATACAAGTAACCTCCTTTTAAAACTTGGTGATAACAAAACTAAAAGATATACATTTGACAATGTGTTCCAGGGTTCATCCCAAGGTACCTACTCTACCCTCTCTCTTCATCATCTCCTTTTCTACAATGGATGATTGACTTTGAATTTCAGATGGAGTTTTCTCTGAAGTTGAGCCAGTCATCAAGTCAGTCCTCGACGGTTACAATGCCTGCATTTTTGCTTACGGTCAAACAGGAACCGGGAAAACCTTCACAATGGTTGCTCACCACAATACTCATTGATACTATCACAACTTAACATGATTTCACCTTGTAAACTAAGCCACTGCTTGCTTCACGCTGATTACAGGAAGGTACCTTGGATTCCCCAGGAATAGTGCCACGGACGATTGAGACTTTATTCAAGCAAGCACTGGATAGTAACCATACTTTCCTTATCACTTTCAGTATGCTTGAGATTTATTTAGGAAATCTCAAAGACTTGCTTCTACCGCAAGCTACCAGGGCAACAGATCCTTTGCCACCATGGTCAGTAAATCACTATGCAAACTACCATTCTGAGAAAATGCCTGCTGATTTGGATGCAAaggttttcccttttttttttttttttttttttgtgcagcCTTTCAATTCAAACAGATCCAAAGGGAGGAATTGGAATTGAGAACCTGGTTTCCATCCAAGTTAGCGACTTCAACCAAGCTTTGAAGCTGTATAGATTAGGATGCCAACTCAGGTCAACTGCTTCAACAAATTCAAACACAACTTCAAGTAGATCCCACTGGTAATTACTAGCTTTTTACCTATCTCAAGTAATATTAGTATTGGATTATGCAGCACCTTTTGAGGCTTAAACCCATATTAGTGAGATGCCCTTGGTGGAACAAAACCACACAGATTGGGTATATATAGGATCATTGTTCTTTTTATTGCATTGTAAAGTCTGTTGTGTTTGTTGCTCCTCTTAGCATGATTCGCATTTCGATGACTTGCTTCGATGCTCCTGAGAGGCGACGAGAAACGAATAAAATATGGTTAGTTGACCTTGGAGGAAGTGAGCGAGTTGTGAAGACCAAGGCATGGGGGAGAAGACTTGATGAAGGAAAAGCCATCAATTTGTCTCTTTCTGCTCTTGGAGATGTAATACATGCCCTTCAAAGGAAAAAAAGCCACATACCATACAGGTAAACCATCCTGAGAGACGTCACCTGATTTAATTATCATACATTTACCTACCTTTTTCTACAGGAACAGCAAGCTGACACAAGTTCTTAAAGATTCCCTAGGTAACTAACCGTTCTTCTTTGCTGACTTCCATTTTCCATTCACCTAATCTCTTTACCTAGGAAATTGTTGTCCTCAAATTAGCTGCTTTCACTAACCTTCTCAAATTGGTATCTTTAGGTGAAGATTCAAAAACACTGATGCTAGTACATGTGAGTCCCAAAGAAGAAGATCTTTGTGAAACAATATGTTCATTAAATTTTGCTGCAAGGGTGAAAAGTGTTCAATTGGGGCATGAGGAGTCCAATGTAAGTGCTGTAGGACAAGTATCCCACAATTTAAACATCTGAAAATCTCAACCAAAATCCAATAGTCAAAATCCCCTAAAACTATTAGAAGTTCTATTTATTTACAACTAAATCTAAAACCTGACAAGTTTGGTGATTTACCATTAACATGCTGAACTACTAAAAATCAGGAAGTAAGAAACCAGAAGGAAGCTGCTATGAAAAACCTGCAGCAGACGAATAAAAAGATTGAAGATGAACGACGATATATTAGAGAAAAGATCCAAATTTTGAACCACAAATTAGAAGAACTGACAAGGAGAGGTCTACCTTTGGGACAGCAAGCAGAGGCTTGTCATTTATCAACTGAACTAGGGCCACCTTCCGAGCTTGACTTGACCAAGAACAGGACTGGAAATGTCAGATCACAGCTGCCTAGATTTATGAGATCAACTATTAGCAGTAGAACAAAAATTGGGATGGAGCATCAAACTTCACTTCATTCAAGGAGAAGGAGAAGACCATCATCTCAGCGAGCCGAGTCGGTGAGTTTCCCAGTGAAGAATCATTCAGAGTGCAACTCTGACCGTAGCATTTCAAGATCTACATGTGCAGTGGAATTGAACAGGAAAACTAGTATGGAATTAGATAATGTCACAGTCTACAGCCAAGACACATCTGAATGTGATACAATAACGGTTGTCACAAATAGAAAATCAAACAAATGCAAGTCCACTAAAGTTTTAAAGGTTGATCAATGGCTTACCTTGCATAAGGATGAAGCTAGCATTAGTGGTTCTGTTCCAAGGAATAAATGGGTTTCAGACATTCCTCTCCCGGAGAAGAAACATAGGTCAAATAGAGAGAAAAAGACACATATATTATGCAATGACAAGGTATTTAAAAAGCAGAAGAAAGCTTCTTCGGAGGTAGCTGTTTCTCAAAGGGTGGAAGACAAACCACCAACACTAAAGGATTTATTTGCTGAGGAATCTAATTCTAGTTTCATTTGTCCACCTCAACCAACAATGTGCCTGTCAACAGGCCACCAACAAGAGTCACTTGATGGCTCTTTGATAGAGTACGGTCAAGGTGGCAGTCTTTCTCCGCCTGATTCTTGCTGCGATGGATCAGTACACTTCATTGATAATGAAGATGAATTCTACGGAACACCCATGGTTGAAGTAGTAGAAGACACTGAACACCGCCCCAACAGTTCCATGATGAAAAGTAGCAGCTATCTGCTTTCTCCGGATGATAGAATCAGCAACTCACAAGAAATTTTTGGTGTTCCGGCCAAAGCATTGGAGCCGGAACAGTACCACAAACAAGTGATGGCTACTGAAGTACACGGAAAGGAAGACATGGATGCCTCTTCTCAATCCTCACCACAAGAGATGAGACTAAATCTGTGCAGACCGAAATCTCAAAGAAGATTTTTTATAGATAACCTAAAACAAAAAGACCCAAGGATGATGACCCTCataaaatcacaagaaatttCAAAGAACCAAGGTAAGAGTTTTGAGGTCTAAAGCAAACATGATTCCCATAACATAAAACCATGTCGAAGAATAGCAACATATGATTAGTGGAATCTTAAAATACAGTATTATATATTGATTCTAATGTGTTTTTCTAGGAGCATGTTGTTTGGTTAAACAGAAAGTTGAGAAATCATGGGCCATTGCACTTCTAGGATTGGGATTCCTCGACTTGGGGTTCAATCATGACTTCTTCTATGGTCTAATACGTTGAAGCAGCTGCAGTAATGTTGGAGGATGAGCTAATAATAGGATGGAATGTCTGCACAGATCATCAACATTCCCATCTTTCCTTTTAATATGCTAAGGTTTAACAAATTACTGTTAGGATTTAGAtccataaattaaataaaatttatagatTTGAACTAGTATTATACACTTGCTTCGCTTCCGCCTAGgattaactattttatatttgtGTTATGTAAAATATATTGTAACGTATAACAATGGCTATGAGTATCAATAATTATAAACATATGATCAACTGCAACAATTCTCAAATCTTTTCAAATAGATTCAGaaaaatctcatttttattttgaattacaTAATAAATTGGTAGTACAAATCTCCAATGAAGAAAATCTCAAACACATGAACGGAACTCAAATAGAAAATAAAGGAATAGGACAAGGCTCCAAGGCATGTACCAAGTCAT
Above is a genomic segment from Gossypium arboreum isolate Shixiya-1 chromosome 8, ASM2569848v2, whole genome shotgun sequence containing:
- the LOC108467962 gene encoding kinesin-like protein KIN-14T isoform X3, which codes for MANLGETIHSLLGFKSHLTSTWVKSVCEIVKKLPSGNEKDDESVAKEISKIKEEIAALTHCINQLNIQRRQLLHDLLDLKGNIRVFCRVRPFTLEESIGGGIGAVVALDTSNLLLKLGDNKTKRYTFDNVFQGSSQDGVFSEVEPVIKSVLDGYNACIFAYGQTGTGKTFTMEGTLDSPGIVPRTIETLFKQALDSNHTFLITFSMLEIYLGNLKDLLLPQATRATDPLPPCLSIQTDPKGGIGIENLVSIQVSDFNQALKLYRLGCQLRSTASTNSNTTSSRSHCMIRISMTCFDAPERRRETNKIWLVDLGGSERVVKTKAWGRRLDEGKAINLSLSALGDVIHALQRKKSHIPYRNSKLTQVLKDSLGEDSKTLMLVHVSPKEEDLCETICSLNFAARVKSVQLGHEESNEVRNQKEAAMKNLQQTNKKIEDERRYIREKIQILNHKLEELTRRGLPLGQQAEACHLSTELGPPSELDLTKNRTGNVRSQLPRFMRSTISSRTKIGMEHQTSLHSRRRRRPSSQRAESVSFPVKNHSECNSDRSISRSTCAVELNRKTSMELDNVTVYSQDTSECDTITVVTNRKSNKCKSTKVLKVDQWLTLHKDEASISGSVPRNKWVSDIPLPEKKHRSNREKKTHILCNDKVFKKQKKASSEVAVSQRVEDKPPTLKDLFAEESNSSFICPPQPTMCLSTGHQQESLDGSLIEYGQGGSLSPPDSCCDGSVHFIDNEDEFYGTPMVEVVEDTEHRPNSSMMKSSSYLLSPDDRISNSQEIFGVPAKALEPEQYHKQVMATEVHGKEDMDASSQSSPQEMRLNLCRPKSQRRFFIDNLKQKDPRMMTLIKSQEISKNQGACCLVKQKVEKSWAIALLGLGFLDLGFNHDFFYGLIR
- the LOC108467962 gene encoding kinesin-like protein KIN-14T isoform X2; its protein translation is MAKSIQNLGETIHSLLGFKSHLTSTWVKSVCEIVKKLPSGNEKDDESVAKEISKIKEEIAALTHCINQLNIQRRQLLHDLLDLKGNIRVFCRVRPFTLEESIGGGIGAVVALDTSNLLLKLGDNKTKRYTFDNVFQGSSQDGVFSEVEPVIKSVLDGYNACIFAYGQTGTGKTFTMEGTLDSPGIVPRTIETLFKQALDSNHTFLITFSMLEIYLGNLKDLLLPQATRATDPLPPCLSIQTDPKGGIGIENLVSIQVSDFNQALKLYRLGCQLRSTASTNSNTTSSRSHCMIRISMTCFDAPERRRETNKIWLVDLGGSERVVKTKAWGRRLDEGKAINLSLSALGDVIHALQRKKSHIPYRNSKLTQVLKDSLGEDSKTLMLVHVSPKEEDLCETICSLNFAARVKSVQLGHEESNEVRNQKEAAMKNLQQTNKKIEDERRYIREKIQILNHKLEELTRRGLPLGQQAEACHLSTELGPPSELDLTKNRTGNVRSQLPRFMRSTISSRTKIGMEHQTSLHSRRRRRPSSQRAESVSFPVKNHSECNSDRSISRSTCAVELNRKTSMELDNVTVYSQDTSECDTITVVTNRKSNKCKSTKVLKVDQWLTLHKDEASISGSVPRNKWVSDIPLPEKKHRSNREKKTHILCNDKVFKKQKKASSEVAVSQRVEDKPPTLKDLFAEESNSSFICPPQPTMCLSTGHQQESLDGSLIEYGQGGSLSPPDSCCDGSVHFIDNEDEFYGTPMVEVVEDTEHRPNSSMMKSSSYLLSPDDRISNSQEIFGVPAKALEPEQYHKQVMATEVHGKEDMDASSQSSPQEMRLNLCRPKSQRRFFIDNLKQKDPRMMTLIKSQEISKNQGACCLVKQKVEKSWAIALLGLGFLDLGFNHDFFYGLIR
- the LOC108467962 gene encoding kinesin-like protein KIN-14T isoform X1 produces the protein MAAMSSKKSIQNLGETIHSLLGFKSHLTSTWVKSVCEIVKKLPSGNEKDDESVAKEISKIKEEIAALTHCINQLNIQRRQLLHDLLDLKGNIRVFCRVRPFTLEESIGGGIGAVVALDTSNLLLKLGDNKTKRYTFDNVFQGSSQDGVFSEVEPVIKSVLDGYNACIFAYGQTGTGKTFTMEGTLDSPGIVPRTIETLFKQALDSNHTFLITFSMLEIYLGNLKDLLLPQATRATDPLPPCLSIQTDPKGGIGIENLVSIQVSDFNQALKLYRLGCQLRSTASTNSNTTSSRSHCMIRISMTCFDAPERRRETNKIWLVDLGGSERVVKTKAWGRRLDEGKAINLSLSALGDVIHALQRKKSHIPYRNSKLTQVLKDSLGEDSKTLMLVHVSPKEEDLCETICSLNFAARVKSVQLGHEESNEVRNQKEAAMKNLQQTNKKIEDERRYIREKIQILNHKLEELTRRGLPLGQQAEACHLSTELGPPSELDLTKNRTGNVRSQLPRFMRSTISSRTKIGMEHQTSLHSRRRRRPSSQRAESVSFPVKNHSECNSDRSISRSTCAVELNRKTSMELDNVTVYSQDTSECDTITVVTNRKSNKCKSTKVLKVDQWLTLHKDEASISGSVPRNKWVSDIPLPEKKHRSNREKKTHILCNDKVFKKQKKASSEVAVSQRVEDKPPTLKDLFAEESNSSFICPPQPTMCLSTGHQQESLDGSLIEYGQGGSLSPPDSCCDGSVHFIDNEDEFYGTPMVEVVEDTEHRPNSSMMKSSSYLLSPDDRISNSQEIFGVPAKALEPEQYHKQVMATEVHGKEDMDASSQSSPQEMRLNLCRPKSQRRFFIDNLKQKDPRMMTLIKSQEISKNQGACCLVKQKVEKSWAIALLGLGFLDLGFNHDFFYGLIR